Proteins from one Deinococcus apachensis DSM 19763 genomic window:
- the argC gene encoding N-acetyl-gamma-glutamyl-phosphate reductase has product MSGPDRLSVAIVGGSGYAGGEFLRLALGHPHLNVTQVTSERSAGQPVALVHPNLRGRTNLKFRKAAELEEADILVLALPHGSAARRMAEFEGKARVIVDLSADFRLKDPEVYRATYGEEHPTPERLNEWVYGNPELHREELRTATRIACAGCFATSVILPLYPLLKLGVLLPKDIIATGLVGSSAAGASATEASHHPERAGSLRVYKPVGHRHTAEAQQELPGRFPLHLTAISTPNVRGILTTIQAWIPDGYSDRDVWSAYREVYGQEPFIRIVKVAKGIHRYPDPVLLDGTNYCDLGFEMDLDSGRVVLMSAIDNLVKGTAGHALQSLNIAHGWDETAGLEFAGLHPA; this is encoded by the coding sequence ATGAGTGGTCCTGACCGTCTTTCCGTCGCCATCGTGGGCGGCTCCGGGTACGCGGGCGGGGAGTTCCTGCGCCTGGCGCTGGGGCACCCGCACCTGAACGTCACGCAAGTGACGAGCGAGCGCAGCGCGGGGCAGCCCGTCGCCCTCGTCCACCCTAACCTGCGGGGGCGCACCAACTTGAAGTTTCGCAAGGCCGCCGAGCTGGAGGAGGCGGACATCCTCGTGCTGGCCCTGCCGCATGGGAGCGCCGCCAGGCGAATGGCTGAGTTCGAGGGCAAGGCGCGGGTGATCGTGGACCTGTCCGCCGACTTCCGCCTGAAGGACCCGGAGGTCTACCGGGCGACGTACGGCGAGGAGCATCCCACGCCGGAGCGGCTGAACGAGTGGGTGTACGGCAATCCCGAGCTGCACCGCGAGGAGCTGCGGACGGCCACCCGCATCGCCTGCGCGGGCTGCTTCGCCACGAGCGTGATCCTGCCGCTGTATCCGCTGCTGAAGCTGGGCGTGCTACTCCCCAAGGACATCATCGCCACCGGGCTGGTGGGGTCGAGTGCGGCGGGCGCGAGCGCCACCGAGGCGAGCCACCACCCTGAGCGGGCCGGAAGTCTGCGGGTGTACAAGCCGGTCGGCCACCGCCACACGGCCGAGGCGCAGCAGGAGTTGCCGGGCCGCTTCCCGCTGCACCTGACCGCGATTAGCACGCCCAACGTGCGCGGCATCCTGACGACCATCCAGGCCTGGATTCCCGACGGCTACTCCGACCGCGACGTGTGGAGCGCCTACCGCGAGGTGTACGGCCAGGAGCCCTTCATCCGCATCGTGAAGGTCGCCAAAGGGATTCACCGCTACCCCGACCCCGTGCTGCTGGACGGGACGAATTACTGCGACCTGGGCTTCGAGATGGACCTGGACTCGGGCCGGGTGGTCCTGATGAGCGCCATCGACAACCTGGTGAAGGGCACGGCGGGGCACGCCCTCCAGAGCCTGAACATCGCCCACGGGTGGGACGAGACGGCGGGGCTGGAATTCGCGGGGCTGCACCCGGCCTGA
- a CDS encoding response regulator yields MTTPTPTPIEILLVEDSEPDIILTEEAFASAGVANRLHVARDGVEALEFLHHEPGFEDAPRPDIILLDINMPRMNGLEVLAELKRDPDLRSIPVIVLTTSQADEDILRSYQTHAASYVVKPVDFEHFYQAIQAFGRYMLSVVRLPPSV; encoded by the coding sequence ATGACCACGCCCACCCCCACCCCCATCGAGATCCTGCTCGTCGAGGACAGCGAACCGGACATCATCCTGACCGAGGAGGCGTTTGCCTCGGCCGGGGTCGCCAACCGGCTGCATGTCGCCCGGGACGGGGTGGAGGCCCTGGAGTTCCTGCATCACGAGCCCGGCTTTGAGGACGCCCCCCGCCCGGACATCATCCTGCTCGACATCAACATGCCGCGCATGAACGGGCTGGAGGTGCTGGCCGAACTCAAGCGCGACCCCGACCTGAGGAGCATCCCCGTGATTGTCCTGACCACCAGCCAGGCCGACGAGGACATCCTGCGTTCGTACCAGACGCACGCGGCGAGCTATGTGGTCAAGCCCGTGGATTTCGAGCACTTCTACCAGGCCATTCAGGCCTTCGGCCGCTACATGCTGAGCGTCGTGCGCCTGCCGCCGTCCGTCTGA
- a CDS encoding DinB family protein yields the protein MNILQAALGGGAIFPDPETLLDGLTFEVATRTVPGVPYTLADLLAHLSVTQRASLDLAAGRTDTWPEGLDLWPGLADERALDACLTDLRLGLAEAQALAADPSGRARDLLTDLAAHSAYHWGQVALLRRVLGEWPQ from the coding sequence GTGAACATCCTGCAAGCCGCGCTGGGGGGCGGCGCGATTTTCCCCGACCCCGAAACCCTGCTGGACGGCCTGACTTTCGAGGTGGCGACCCGCACCGTCCCGGGCGTTCCGTACACCCTGGCGGACCTGCTCGCGCACCTTTCCGTGACGCAGCGCGCGAGTCTGGACCTCGCAGCGGGGCGGACGGATACCTGGCCGGAGGGGCTGGACCTGTGGCCGGGCCTGGCGGACGAACGGGCGCTCGACGCCTGCCTGACTGACCTGCGGCTGGGCCTGGCCGAGGCTCAGGCGCTGGCGGCTGATCCCTCTGGCCGGGCGCGCGACCTGCTCACCGACCTCGCCGCCCACAGCGCCTACCACTGGGGCCAGGTGGCCCTGCTGCGCCGGGTGCTGGGCGAGTGGCCGCAGTGA
- a CDS encoding DUF84 family protein: MGLEGGVLLAGAEGRLFGIVAVAHARNGQVRVEVSRTADLRLPPAVTDRVRTGEELGVVMDELLGVTDIKRGVGSVGAVTGGLVTRADVWRQAVALAAAPLRDALPGGAGLYSG; this comes from the coding sequence GTGGGCCTGGAGGGCGGCGTCCTGCTCGCCGGGGCGGAGGGACGGCTGTTCGGGATCGTGGCGGTTGCCCATGCCCGGAACGGCCAGGTCCGGGTGGAGGTCTCACGCACGGCCGATCTGCGCCTGCCCCCGGCGGTGACGGACCGGGTCCGTACCGGGGAAGAACTCGGGGTCGTGATGGACGAACTCCTCGGCGTGACGGACATCAAGCGCGGCGTGGGCAGCGTGGGGGCGGTGACCGGTGGCCTGGTCACCCGCGCGGACGTGTGGCGGCAGGCGGTGGCACTCGCCGCGGCTCCCTTAAGGGACGCTCTGCCGGGGGGCGCGGGCCTCTACTCCGGCTAG
- a CDS encoding GNAT family N-acetyltransferase → MTQGTEVSNNEAERRYELKQGGRVVGIAEYRPAGDAVMFTHTEVEEGHEGQGLGSQLIRAALDDVRSQGRQVVPMCQFVAAYIREHREYVDLVQPGQRGVFRL, encoded by the coding sequence ATGACGCAAGGCACCGAGGTCAGCAACAACGAGGCCGAACGCCGCTACGAACTCAAGCAAGGCGGGCGCGTGGTCGGGATCGCCGAGTACCGCCCGGCCGGGGACGCGGTGATGTTCACCCACACCGAGGTCGAGGAGGGCCACGAGGGCCAGGGCCTCGGCTCGCAACTGATCCGGGCCGCCCTCGACGACGTGCGCTCGCAGGGCCGCCAGGTCGTGCCGATGTGCCAGTTCGTCGCCGCCTACATCCGCGAACACCGGGAGTACGTGGACCTGGTGCAGCCGGGGCAGCGGGGCGTGTTCAGGCTCTGA
- a CDS encoding MFS transporter, with the protein MTAPASSPSPAVPWVTRLTLLLTATLTIMSGATIAPSLPAMQAHFAGVPNADVLVRLTVTVVGLAIAVSAPLSGYLTDRIGRRPVLVAAMLLYALAGSSGLYTPNLWTLMLGRVLLGLAVGATMTAGSALVADLFAGAERARFLGLQSAFTSLGGVIFLPLGGLLANVGWRAPFAVYLAALLIVPLALRLPRGETARPGVAASDAERIPWRLVGPAYAVALVYMVVFYLMPTQLPYRLEGLGVAPARVGFVMGISTLSGALAALWFSRRGGTRTPALTTGLSLLALATGWTLVSLAPGALWVVPGLMIGGAGAGLVTPNLNTFLAALAPAHARGRVLSGLSASIFLGQFLSPLLAQPFVRGDDVSHAFGAGAIFAALVGVGLALTGWRLAVRRAARTG; encoded by the coding sequence ATGACGGCTCCTGCCTCTTCCCCTTCCCCCGCCGTGCCGTGGGTCACGCGCCTCACACTGCTGCTCACCGCGACCCTCACCATCATGAGCGGGGCGACCATCGCGCCCTCGCTGCCCGCCATGCAGGCGCACTTCGCCGGAGTGCCCAACGCCGACGTGCTGGTGCGGCTGACCGTGACGGTGGTCGGCCTCGCCATCGCGGTCAGCGCCCCGCTCAGCGGCTACCTCACCGACCGGATCGGGCGGCGCCCAGTCCTGGTGGCGGCCATGCTGCTCTATGCCCTGGCCGGATCAAGCGGGCTCTACACCCCCAACCTCTGGACCCTGATGCTGGGCCGGGTGCTGCTGGGCCTGGCGGTCGGGGCGACCATGACGGCAGGCTCGGCGCTCGTGGCCGACCTCTTCGCCGGGGCGGAGCGGGCGCGCTTCCTGGGCCTCCAGAGTGCCTTTACCAGCCTGGGAGGTGTGATTTTTCTCCCGCTGGGTGGGCTGCTGGCGAACGTGGGCTGGCGTGCCCCCTTCGCGGTGTACCTGGCGGCCCTGCTGATCGTGCCGCTGGCCCTGCGGCTGCCCCGGGGGGAGACGGCCCGACCGGGGGTGGCGGCCTCGGATGCGGAGCGCATTCCCTGGCGGCTCGTCGGCCCGGCCTACGCGGTGGCGCTCGTGTACATGGTCGTCTTCTACCTGATGCCGACTCAGCTCCCCTACCGGCTGGAGGGACTGGGGGTAGCCCCGGCGCGGGTGGGCTTCGTCATGGGAATCAGCACCCTGTCGGGCGCCCTCGCCGCGCTGTGGTTCTCGCGCCGGGGCGGGACGCGTACGCCAGCCCTCACGACAGGCCTGAGCCTGCTCGCGCTGGCGACCGGGTGGACGCTAGTTAGCCTCGCCCCGGGAGCCCTCTGGGTCGTTCCGGGCCTGATGATCGGCGGGGCGGGCGCGGGGCTCGTCACACCCAACCTGAACACCTTCCTCGCCGCACTGGCCCCCGCCCACGCCCGGGGCCGGGTGTTGAGCGGCCTCTCCGCCAGCATCTTCCTGGGCCAGTTCCTGTCGCCGCTCCTCGCACAGCCCTTCGTGCGGGGCGATGACGTGAGCCACGCCTTCGGGGCGGGCGCGATCTTCGCGGCCCTGGTCGGGGTGGGGCTGGCGCTCACCGGCTGGCGGCTCGCGGTGCGCCGGGCCGCCAGGACAGGCTAA
- a CDS encoding [LysW]-aminoadipate kinase translates to MIIVKVGGSAGIDYDAVCADLAGLWKEGQWFVLVHGGSGETNRVAEALGHPPRFVTSPSGYTSRFTDRETLEIFEMVYCGKMNKGIVERLQRLGVNAVGLSGLDGRIFEGRHKDSVRAVENGKVKVLRGDHTGTVERVNVDLVNLLLGAGYLPVLTPPAASYEGVAINVDGDRAAAALAVALKADALLLLSNVPGLLREYPDEGSLIPTIPANDVESYLDFAQDRMKKKVLGAAEAVQGGVKRVIFGDARTGRPVSAALAGAGTVVS, encoded by the coding sequence ATGATTATCGTCAAGGTGGGCGGAAGCGCCGGAATCGACTACGACGCCGTATGCGCCGACCTAGCCGGACTGTGGAAGGAAGGGCAATGGTTCGTCCTGGTGCACGGCGGCAGCGGGGAGACGAACCGCGTCGCCGAGGCCCTGGGCCACCCGCCGCGCTTCGTGACGAGCCCCAGCGGCTACACGTCGCGCTTCACCGACCGCGAGACGCTCGAAATCTTCGAGATGGTGTACTGCGGCAAGATGAACAAGGGCATCGTCGAGCGGCTGCAACGCCTCGGCGTGAACGCGGTTGGCCTGAGCGGACTCGATGGGCGCATCTTTGAGGGCAGGCACAAGGACAGCGTGCGCGCCGTCGAGAACGGCAAGGTGAAGGTGCTGCGCGGCGACCACACCGGCACCGTCGAGCGGGTGAACGTGGATCTGGTGAACCTGCTCCTGGGTGCGGGCTACCTGCCCGTCCTGACCCCCCCCGCCGCGAGCTACGAGGGCGTGGCGATCAACGTGGACGGCGACCGGGCCGCCGCCGCCCTGGCGGTCGCCCTGAAGGCCGACGCCCTGCTGCTGCTCTCCAACGTGCCCGGCCTGCTGCGGGAGTACCCGGACGAGGGCAGTTTGATTCCCACCATTCCCGCGAACGACGTGGAGAGCTACCTCGACTTCGCTCAGGACCGCATGAAGAAGAAGGTGCTGGGGGCTGCCGAAGCCGTGCAGGGCGGCGTGAAGCGCGTGATCTTCGGGGACGCCCGCACCGGACGGCCAGTGAGCGCGGCGCTGGCGGGGGCGGGGACGGTGGTGAGTTGA